CTCGGTGCCCGTGCACTTGCTGGACGAAGCGTCACGCAGCAAGCCCGCAGACATCAAGACGATGTATATCGACATCGGCGCGGAAGACAAAGCCGATGCGGTCGCCATCGGCATCAAGCTCGGGCAGCAGATTGTTCCCATCTGCCCATTCACCCCTCTGGCCAATCCGAAGCGGATTATGGCCAAGGCTTGGGACAATCGCTACGGCGTCGGCCTGGCGATTGAACTGATGAAGGAGCTTCACGGTACGAAGCTCCCGAACATCCTGTACGCAGGTGCAACGGTACAGGAAGAGGTTGGCGTGCGCGGCGGACGCACGGCGGCGAATCTCATTCAGCCGGATTTATTCTACGCGCTGGATGCCAGCGCCGCCGGGGATATGACCGGCGACCGCAATGCTTTTGGGCAGCTGGGGCGCGGGGCGCTGCTGCGTATTTTCGATCCCACGATGATTACCCACCGCGGGATGGTAGAGTTCATTCTGGATACGGCGGAGACGCATAAGATCCCGTATCAATACTTCATCTCCGCCGGTGGGACAGACGCTGGTCAAGTACACGTGCAAGGCACCGGCATTCCTTCCGCCGTCATTGGCGTCTGCGCGCGATACATCCACACTTCCGCGTCTATTCTCCACGTAGATGATTATGCAGCCGCGAAGGAACTGCTCATCAAACTCGTCCAAGCGAGTGATCGCACGACCTTGAACACGATCCATGCGGCCGTGTAATCCTTTTCCCTTCAAACAGCTAACTAGCGCCCTCTAGTTCCCTTATCTCTGTGCGACACAGCTGGATTAACTCC
Above is a genomic segment from Paenibacillus sp. HWE-109 containing:
- a CDS encoding M42 family metallopeptidase; translated protein: MNTETLELFRTLTELQAAPGFEREIRTFVRGELEKYTQEFVQDGLGSLFGILRGDEAGPKIMVAGHFDEVGFLVSGITEHGTIKFQPLGGWFSQVLPAQRVQIMTPQGPIIGVIGSVPVHLLDEASRSKPADIKTMYIDIGAEDKADAVAIGIKLGQQIVPICPFTPLANPKRIMAKAWDNRYGVGLAIELMKELHGTKLPNILYAGATVQEEVGVRGGRTAANLIQPDLFYALDASAAGDMTGDRNAFGQLGRGALLRIFDPTMITHRGMVEFILDTAETHKIPYQYFISAGGTDAGQVHVQGTGIPSAVIGVCARYIHTSASILHVDDYAAAKELLIKLVQASDRTTLNTIHAAV